The segment GGGTGTTCTTGAGCTGTCAGGAGCGCTTCGGCTGGGACGATGATTATATGGTCTCCGGTCTGTTCGCGGCTGGAGCGATAGGGTATGTTATTGCTAATAATTCTTTTGTATCGGGTGCGGAAGGCGGCTGTCAGGCCGAGGTGGGTTCAGCGATCGGCATGGCGGCCGGAGCCTTGACCGAGATGCGCGGCGGGACTCCGGCACAGGCTGTACATGCGGTGGGTCTCGCGCTCAAAAATACACTGGGGCTGATCTGTGATCCGGTGGGCGGACTTGTGGAGATTCCATGCATTGTCCGCAACGGCTTCGGTGCCGTTACGGCACTGGCGGCGGCGGATATGGCCTTGGCCGGCGTCCGTAGCGTGATTCCGTCCGATGAAGTGATTAAGGTCATGCTGGAGGTCGGCTCTGCGATGCCCGAGAAGCACCGGGAGACGGCCGGGGGCGGGCTGGCCCAGACCCCGACCGGCCGCCGGATTATGAAGGATCTGCGGAACCCGAAATAACCGCCCGGTCACAGGCACACTTGCAGTCTGCCGTTCATCAGAGCATACGGAAGCGTTCCAGGTGCTCCCATAAGCCCTCCTGCCGGAGAATCTCCGCCTGCTTCGGGCCCATGAGGTCGAAGTGGGGGAACGGCTGGCGGTTATGAATATACCGCGCGGGGAGACCATGCTTCCTGCACCACTCCCGCAGGCGGGGCAGATCGCTGCAGCCCACTTTGGTGACGGTTGTGATCTCCGGGTAGCGTTTGTCTATCCAGTAATGGGTCAGGAACGCAATCTCCCCTGCGGAGACGGCCTGTTTCCAGCGGGTTAATTCCGCCCGGTTGATTCCAAAAGCCATGGCTGTTCATCCTTATCTGTAAGAGTAAGTAGACTATATATAACGCAAATATTACCGGAAGGAGAGTGTATTATGAACGGACAAGTAAGAGCCGATATCCGCCCCGGCATTCAGGTAGACATCGTACTGAAGCAGGATCAGGCAACCGGCAAGCTCACGCACGGCACAGTGAAAGACATCCTGACCAACTCGCCCCGCCATCCGCACGGGATCAAGGTGCGGCTAGCGGACGGCCAGGTTGGACGGGTCAAGAACATTACCGGCTCATGAATTGCTCCACCGACTGGTCGGCCTTCGTCTGATTGCATAAATTGCAGGCACAGACGCAGTTATCCGGCGTAGTATGCCCGCCCTTGGCGCGGGGGAGCAGATGATCAATGGTATCCCCGTATTGGCCGCAGAAATAACAGGTATAGTTGTCCCTCGTCAAAATATAGGCGCGGAAGTCCTTGTTGCTGTATAAGCGGCGGATCGTCCGCCGGTTCACGACGATGGCCGCATGCTCCTTGACCAGTGTCACGGCAAGCTCAAGGTCGATCTCCTGATGCCAGCGGCGGCCCTTATCGCTGTGCCCGCGCATGAGAATCATGCCCTTGGCTGAAGGAATCAGAGCAGAGGCATCCTGCGGATCGGGCTTCGGCCCGCGCTGCTGCGGAAGGCTGCGCCCGGTCTCGGCGGCATGCCGTGGACGCGCCTTGCCCTTAAGGCCGGCCGTGCCCGCGCTGCCTCTGGCGTCCCGGGCACGCTCCGGCCGGGAGGCTGGACGGGGCTGGGCCATGGGCGGCTTTGCCTTCTCGGGCGCCGCTGCCCCGGAGGTAGAGACCGGCCCCTTGTCCCGCTTAAGGGGGCTGGCCGGTCCGGCCTGGCGCTCCGGCAAGGCAGGCGCTGCGCTTGAATGCACTGGAGGCAAGGAAGCTTCGGCCTCGCGGAGCTTGCGGCATTCCCGGCACGCGCCGCGCCGGGACATGCCTTTGGCGCGCTTGCCTGTGCGTCTGCGGAATTCAGAGAGCGGCTTCAGCTGATGGCAGTACGCGCATTTTTTGGATGGAGGTAGAGTTGTAATCTCAGTCATAAGTGTACTTGGCAGAAGCAGCCTTAAGCCGCAACCGTCCAATCCCTTCTGTATTGTGAATGATAATTGCATCTGCTTGTATGCGTCCGCTTTAATGTCAGTAGTTGTCCTAATTGATACTAGTATAGCGTAAACCGCAGACATTCACACAGCAGGCACATCATGCAAATTTTCCGGAGTGTGATTTCTTTCCCGGCAATCTTGAGGAGAAATGTGTAAAATCTCAATAAAGCATAGGTGCTAACCAGAAATAGCCCTAATCCGTAGCCGGAAAACATGTGCCTGAAATGAGGAATGAGGATGAACGCTGCTAAAAAAATGCCAGGTGCTGTTAGGGTGCTGGTGGTACTTCAAGGGTTTTTGAGCTTGGGGGCCATCGCAGGCGGGCTGGCGCTGCTAACGGATCCCAGCGGGGAATTGCTCGGTATGCCGGCCACTGCAATGGCACGGATGCCCTTTCACAGCTTTGCCGTCCCTGGGCTGCTGCTGCTGTCCGTATTCGGCATGCTCCCGCTGCTCGTGCTGTACGGCCTCTGGAAGCAGCCGCAGTGGGCTTGGAGCTACGCCTTGACACCGTTCAAGGAGCGGCATGCGGCCTGGAGCTTTTCGCTCTATATCGGCTTCGGCCAGATTATCTGGATTATGGTGCAGACCTACATGTGGAACATGGTCAGCTTGATTCATGTGTTCTATATGTCGCTGGGAATGCTGATTCAGATCGTGACGCTGCTGCCCGGGGTTCAAAGATATTTTATGCTGGACGGCCGTGCCGAAAGAAGTTAGAATGTCAGTGAACATAAAAGGGCTTTCATTGAGCTGCGGGAGTGAACCGGAAATGACCACGATATACGATATTGCCAAAAGGACCGGCTACTCACCAACCACAGTGTCCAAGGCGTTCAATAACTATTCCGATGTGCGGGAGAAGACGCGTGAGGAGATTCTGCGTACCGCCCGGGAGATGGGGTATCTTCCCAATGCGCATGCACGTACACTGACGACCAAGAAATCCTGGACCATCGGTGTGCTGTTTGTGGAGAATACGGGGGCGGGAATCCGCCATCCTTTTTTCAGCGCAGTGATTGAGAGCTTCAAGCAGGTTGCCGTAGCCAAGGGCTATGCCCTCATGTTCATCTCGAAGGATGTAGGCGGCAAGCAGAGCGGATATCTGGAGAACTGCCGGATTCGCGGCGTCGACGGGGTGGTAGTGTTCCTCTCTGATTATGATGACCCGTATTTCCGGGAGCTGCTGGAGAGTGATATTCCGACCGTGGTGCTCGATTTCGAGACGGAGCTGTCGCATACAGTCTGCTCGGATAATATGACGGGTGCGCTGCAGGCCGTGGAGTATCTGGCCAGTCTTGGACACCGCCGGATTGCCCATATCTCGGGAGGCGGGAACACCTATCCGGGACAGCAGCGGGAGCTGGGGTACAGAACGGCGATGAAGCAGCAGGGACTTGAGGTGCCGGATGAATATGTGGCTGAGGGAGCCTTCTACGCGCTGGAGAATGGTTATGGTGCAATGAAGCGTCTGCTGGCGTTGCCGCAGCGGCCGACGGCTGTTTTTGCTTCGGGTGACTTGCTGGCCCTGGGTGCGGTAATGGCGGCCAAGGATCAGGGGCTTGCGGTGCCGGAGGATGTCTCTGTGATGGGTTATGACGACATTGAGCTTGCCGGATACGTTACGCCTGCGCTGACCACTGTACGCCAGAATACCGAAATGCTGGGGACCCGGGCGGCGGAGCTGCTGCTGGCATCTATGAACGGTCCAGGTACGGCACAGGAAGCACTTGTGCTGCCTGTGGAGATTATTGTGAGGGATTCCTGCGCACCGCCGCGCATGTGATGAAGGTGCGTACATTCAGGAATACCTTTTTTTTCGGCAAAATCGAAACCGGTTTCGATTTCTTTCGTCCCTGGTTTCGCTGGCACAAATAATAAAGGAGTGATGGACATGACAACCGTTCAAACCGTAGTCACCGCCAAAGATACAGGAGATCGCCTGAGTCCCAAGGATGGCATTCAGTTCAGCGCAGAGGGCGCAGCGGCAAAAGCAGATATCGTGCTGCACCCGGAGCAGGCGTTCCAGACCATTATTGGTTTTGGCGGCGCATTCACAGAAGCAGCGGCTTATACCTTGTCCCGGATGAGTCCTGCGAAGCGCACAGAGGTCATCCGGCGGTATTTTGACCCGGTAGACGGGCTGAATTACAGTATGGGCCGTGTGCATATCCATAGCTGCGACTTCGCACTCGGCAATTATACGTATGTGGAGGATGGGGATACGGAGCTTAAGACCTTCGATATCTCGCGTGACCATAAGTGGGTTCTGCCGCTGATTAAGGATGCTATGGAGGTCCGGGGCGAACCGTTCACCATGCTGGCCTCCCCGTGGAGCCCGCCTGCCTGGATGAAGACGAACGGGGAGATGAACAACGGCGGCTCGCTGAAGCCGGAGTATGCGCCGGTCTGGGCGCGGTATTACACCAAATTCATCGAGGCCTACCGCAAGGAAGGCGTTCCGGTCTGGGCTGTCTCTGTACAGAATGAGCCTGCAGCGGTGCAGACCTGGGATTCCTGTGTGTACAGTGCGGAGGAAGAGCGTGATTTTGTCAAAACCCATCTCGGCCCCGTGATGCACGAAGCCGGAATGGGCGATGTGAACATCGTAATCTGGGATCATAACCGCGACATTATGGTCGAGCGTGTGACCCCGATTCTGTCAGACCCGGAAGCTGCACAGTATGTCTGGGGGACCGGTATCCACTGGTACGGCGGCGAGGAGTTCGGCAATGTGAAGCAGGTGCATGAGCTTTTCCCGGATAAGCATGTGCTGTTCACCGAAGGCTGCCAGGAGGGCGGCGTGCGTCTGGGAGAATGGTTCACGGGCGAGCGCTATGGCCGCAATATGATCGGCGATCTGAATGCCTGGACCGAAGGTTACCTGGACTGGAATCTGGTGCTGGATGAGACAGGCGGGCCGAACCATGTGGGCAATCTCTGCGATGCTCCGGTGATCGCGGATACGGCTACTGACGAGGTCCACTACAACAGCTCGTATTACTACATCGGGCATTTCAGCAAATTCATCGCTCCGGGTGCGGTGCGGATCGGCCTGGATTCGGCGGCGGCAGATGTGCTGTCGGCAGCGTTCCGCAATCCGGACGGCAGTCTCGCTGTGGTGCTGATGAACGAAGGCGGGGAAGCACGTACGCTGACGCTGGGACTGGGCGCTGAGACCGCCGAATGTACGCTGCCTGCGCACTCTATCGCGACACATCTGATTACGCAGGGGTAGGCCTGCATAGTGGAGCAAGGTTAGAGGGCGGGCTCTGTGGAGTAGCTGGAAGAAGGATCGAGCGGCGGGGCTGTACAGTAGCTTGAAAGAGGAATGTGATCCGGCGGGAGCGTACTGGTGTAAGTGGGTGGACGATTGCATTTTGTACACTAGATTCCTGTTATTCACGCCTAAATTAGCGATCTATTGCACTAGGTACAGTAGAATCCTGCGTAAGCGGCCTTTTTGGGCAGCAAGCCGGGAATCTACTGTATGAAATACAACAGAAGGCTGGTCGGGAGCGTAATGAGACAAATTTTATTGTACAAAGTGTAATCACCCAGGCGGGTGGCTAATCTTCAAAGGGCTGTAGAGCGGTCATAAAGCGAAGGCACCCAGACTGGCAGCAGCCATTCAGGGGGCGCAATTACCCAAAAGTTATATCGCAAGGGAAAGTTCAGCCGACAACGTAGCTACTACGGCCCGGTAGCTGAAGCGGGCTGTAAGCATTCATTGATATTTTAGGAGGAGTAAATATGAGCCGTTATACTTTTGACTCAGGAAAATTTGTGATCGAGCAGTTCCACGAAGGCAAGCCGTTTGCCAGCTTCCTGCCCGGCCTGGCCGGACTGAAGGGGATACCGATGTGGACGTTCTATGTGAACCGCGGCCAAGGGATCAGCAGCTTCGGCGTACGGGACAAAAACTCGCCGATTATGGAGTTCTCTCCAGCCAATATTTCCTACAAGAACGTAACATCGACCGGCTTCCGTACCTTCATCAAGCTGAAGGGAGCAGCAGAGATCTATGAACCGTTCCAGTCAGCCCGCCCGGACCCGGCAGCCAAGCGGATCATGACCATTCTGCCGAACGGACTGACCATTGAGGAATCGCATGCCGGACATGGACTGAAGACTACGGTCCACTATTTCAACCTTCCGGGGGATGATTATGCCGCGCTGGTCCGCCAGGTGGAGATTCAGAATACCGGCGGGGCTGAGCTTGAGCTGGAACTGCTGGACGGTCTGCCGGAGGTGCTTCCATTCGGGGTAGAGAACAGCAACTATAAGGAGATGGGGAACCTGCTCCGCAGCTGGATGGATGTGTTCAACCTGGAGCACGGGATTCCGTTCTACAAGCTGCGCTCCGGCACGAATGACGATGCCGAAATCGGCAAGATCGAGAGCGGGCATTTCTATCTCTCCTCCACGGCGGAAGGGGAATTGCTCCGTCCGCTGGTAGACTATGAGGTGATTTTTGGCGGGAATACTTCACTGACCTACCCCGACCGCTTCGCGGCGCTTCCGCTGGCCGAGCTGCTGGCACAGGCGCAGTATCCGGTCAACAAGGTGCCGTGCGGCTTCAGCGGCACAGCCCGCACGCTGGCCCCGGGGGCTTCGCTGAAGCTGAACACCATCATCGGGCATGTGAATGATATTGCCCGGATTAATGAACGGACGGCGGAGTTGTGCCGTGCGGAGTATTTTGCCGCCAAGTCCCTTGAAGCTGCCGCGCTTACCGAGGAGTTAACTGCGGATATCGCCACCCGGACGTCCTCGCCGATCTTTGACGCGTATTGCCGCCAGTCCTATCTCGACAATTTCCTGCGCGGGGGATATCCGTTTATTTTTGACAATGGGGAAGAGGGCTTCGTGGTCCATCTCTACTCCCGCAAGCATGGCGATATGGAACGGGATTATAACTTCTTCTCGCTGGCCCCCGAATATTATTCGCAGGGGAACGGGAATTTCCGCGATATGAACCAGAACCGCCGGAATGACGTCTTTTTCCATCCCAAGGTGGGCAGCTTCAATATCAAAATGTTCTATAGCCTGATTCAGGCGGACGGCTACAACCCGCTCAGTGTGCAGGGCACCAGCTTCGAGATTCTGCCGGGTGCGGAAGAGCAGCTTAAGGCATGGCTGGACGGGGCGCTTGCGGAGCAGCATGCGGGACTTACACAGCTCCTGGCCGGACGCTTCACCGCAGGCAGTCTGATTAACTATATTGCCGATCAGCAGATCGTGTTAACCCTAAGTGAGCAGGAATTCCTCAGCGGGGTGCTTGCGTTGTCGCAGCAGAACATTGAAGCCGCCTTCGGCGAAGGGTTCTGGTCGGATCACTGGACGTATAATCTGGACCTGGTGGAAGGCTATCTGGATATTTATCCTGAGCGCCTTGGGGAGCTGCTGTTCGGGGATGAGACGTATGCGTTCTACGACTCTCCAGCCTATGTCCTGCCGCGCAGCGAGAAGTACGTGATTAGCGGCGGCAAGGTGCGGCAGTTCGGAGCTCTGCTGGAGGATGAGGAGAAGCTGCATAAGCTGAAGCGCAAGGCATCCGGTACCGAGTGGCTGCGCACACAAGGCGGGCACGGGGAGATCTACCGGACCAGCTTATTTGTGAAAATGCTGTCGCTCGCCCTGAACAAATTCGCCACGCTTGACCCGTATGGCATGGGTGTGGAGATGGAGGCGAACAAGCCAGGCTGGAACGATGCGATGAACGGGCTGCCGGGCCTGATCGGCTCCGGGATGAGCGAGACGCTGGAGCTGAAGCGGATGCTGGTCTTCATGTCGGAAGCGCTGGAGAACTGTGCGGAGCTTCCTTCCGCAGTTGCTCTCCCGTCGGAGATCGCGGCGCTGCTGACACAGGTAGGCCAGGCTGTAACGGAAGTGCTGGACGGTTCGCTGGACCCATTCCTGTACTGGGACCGCATAGCCTCGGCACGTGAGGCTTACCGGGCAGACATCCGCTTTGGGATTACCGGCGAAACTACGGACTACTCTGTTGCCGAGATCCGCGATATGCTGGCCCGGTGTATCATCAAGGTGGATCAGGGGATTGCGCGTGCGGTGGAGATGGGCGGCGGACTGGTGCCCACCTATTTCCGTTTCGAGGCTACGCGCTTCCGGCCGGTCACGGATGCTGCCGGAGCGCTGGTCATCAGCGGCTATGGACTGCCTAAGGCAGTAGTGGAGGAATTCGAGGCTTCGGCGCTGCCGTATTTCCTGGAAGGTCCAACCCGCTGGCTCAAAACTCTAGATGATCTTGAGACTGCCAAGGATATATACAGCCGGGTGAAGCAGAGCGGGCTGTTCGATCCGGTCACCTCGATGTACCGCACTTCGGTATCGCTGGAGGAAGAGGGGCACGAGATCGGACGCATCCGGGCCTTCACCGCCGGGTGGCAGGAGCGGGAATCCAACTTCCTGCATATGTCGTATAAATATCTGCTGGAGCTGCTGAAGGCGGGGCTGTATGAAGAATTCTACAGTGAGCTGAGAACGTCGCTGATTCCGTTCCTTGATCCGGAGGTCTATGGACGCAGTACGCTGGAGAATTCGTCGTTCATCTCCACGGGCGGCAACCCTGACCCGAATACACACGGACGGGGGTTCGTTGCCCGGCTGAGCGGCTCCACGGCCGAGTTCCTGAGCATGTGGAGAACGATGATGGCAGGCAGCAGCCTGTTTGCTATCGAGAATGGCGAGTTGACTCTGGCGCTGCATCCGGCCCTTCCCGGCTGGCTGTTCGACGAGCAGGGAGAGGTCTCCTTCAAGCTGCTGGGCAGCACGGAAGTAACGTATGTGAATCCGCATCATGCGGATACCTTCGGTGACAGCAAGGCGGTTATTCAGACGCTGGCACTGACCTTCCGGGACGGTATGGAGCGCGTAATTACCGGCGGCTTGCTGCGCGGCGCAGATGCCGAGGCCTTGCGGCGCGGGGAGATCGCCGCGATCCGTGCGGAGATGGAATAACGGGCATAGATAGTGATGGAGAGGAGGTCCTTGGGGGCCTCCTTTCTGATTGTCTGGGGAGTATGATTACTTTTGATGTGAATAAGACAGTGCGGACCAAATGTAATCGAAAAACCGATTACAATGGGCGGGCGGAGGGTGTGCGGACCAAATGTAATCGAAAAACCGATTACAATGGGCGGGCGGAGAGTATGCGGACCAAATGTAATCGAAAAACCGATTACAATGGGCGGGCGGAGGGTGTGCGGATCAAATGTAATCGAAAAACCGATTACAATGGGCGGGCAGAGGGTGTGTGGACCAAATGTAATCGAAAAACCGATTACAATGGGCGGGCAGAGGGTGTGTGGACCAAATGTAATCGAAAAACCGATTACATTGGGCGGGCAGAAGGTGTGCAGACCCAATGTAATCGAAAAACCGATTACAATGGGCGGGCGGAGGGTGTGTGGACCCAATGTAATCGAAAAACCGATCACAATGGGCGGGCGGAGGGTGTGCGGATCAAATGTAATCGAAAAACCGATTACAATGGGCGGGCGGAGAGTATGCGGGCCAAATGTAATCGAAAAACCGATTACAATGGGCGAGCGGAGAGTATGCGGACCGAATGTAATCGAAAAACCGATTACATTGGGCGGGCGGAGGGTGTGTGGACCCAATGTAATCGAAAAACCGATTACAATCGCAATAGGCTGGCGCAGACTCCAACTTAGACGCAAATTCACCAGTCCAAAAGCTAGTTTATAATACTAAGGTATACATCTGTTAACAGGATACAGCCTGAGGTGATATATCAGATTGGGTTAATCTAGCTTGGGTTGGAGCAGCTCGGTTTGAATTACCTTAGAGCAGAGCAGCCAAACACGAGGGGAGCATCATCAACAATGAGCGAGCTTAAGATGGGACTGATTGAGAAATATTCTATGATTGTTCCGGCCGCGCAGCGGGAGGTGTGGGAGTCGAGGGGCTGGGTGGAAGAACCTGCGTTCAGGGATTTCCACTATGAGGCGGAAGAAGGCGAGGCGATGATGACCGCCAGACCCCGGAGCCTGACAGAGATTGACACGGACTCGCTGCTGGGCAGCAGGGCAATGGAATTCTGCACCCATCTGGGAACCTATGGCATGGGCGGTCCCGGGTTCTTCGGATTGCTGCTGGAGAAGGAAGGCATTAGGCAGTATCTGGTGTATGCCGTCTGGGCATCGGGTCAATATATTCTGCTGGACGGTAGAGTGATTGAATGCCATCTGAGGCATAACCAGAGCCACCGGCCATGGATATCCAGCTGGGCAGGGGAGCCTGAGGAAGAGCAATGGGGTGAGCTGACGGCAAAAGTAACGGGGAGCGTGGTGTCCGCTGTCCATCTGACCGATGAGGAGCTGCGGCTTGAGCTGACTCAGGAGGGCGCGCGGTCCCAGTTTGTTTTCTACAGATACCATCAGGATCTGCCGCCGCTCGGAAACGGC is part of the Paenibacillus sp. FSL M7-0420 genome and harbors:
- a CDS encoding cellobiose phosphorylase, producing MSRYTFDSGKFVIEQFHEGKPFASFLPGLAGLKGIPMWTFYVNRGQGISSFGVRDKNSPIMEFSPANISYKNVTSTGFRTFIKLKGAAEIYEPFQSARPDPAAKRIMTILPNGLTIEESHAGHGLKTTVHYFNLPGDDYAALVRQVEIQNTGGAELELELLDGLPEVLPFGVENSNYKEMGNLLRSWMDVFNLEHGIPFYKLRSGTNDDAEIGKIESGHFYLSSTAEGELLRPLVDYEVIFGGNTSLTYPDRFAALPLAELLAQAQYPVNKVPCGFSGTARTLAPGASLKLNTIIGHVNDIARINERTAELCRAEYFAAKSLEAAALTEELTADIATRTSSPIFDAYCRQSYLDNFLRGGYPFIFDNGEEGFVVHLYSRKHGDMERDYNFFSLAPEYYSQGNGNFRDMNQNRRNDVFFHPKVGSFNIKMFYSLIQADGYNPLSVQGTSFEILPGAEEQLKAWLDGALAEQHAGLTQLLAGRFTAGSLINYIADQQIVLTLSEQEFLSGVLALSQQNIEAAFGEGFWSDHWTYNLDLVEGYLDIYPERLGELLFGDETYAFYDSPAYVLPRSEKYVISGGKVRQFGALLEDEEKLHKLKRKASGTEWLRTQGGHGEIYRTSLFVKMLSLALNKFATLDPYGMGVEMEANKPGWNDAMNGLPGLIGSGMSETLELKRMLVFMSEALENCAELPSAVALPSEIAALLTQVGQAVTEVLDGSLDPFLYWDRIASAREAYRADIRFGITGETTDYSVAEIRDMLARCIIKVDQGIARAVEMGGGLVPTYFRFEATRFRPVTDAAGALVISGYGLPKAVVEEFEASALPYFLEGPTRWLKTLDDLETAKDIYSRVKQSGLFDPVTSMYRTSVSLEEEGHEIGRIRAFTAGWQERESNFLHMSYKYLLELLKAGLYEEFYSELRTSLIPFLDPEVYGRSTLENSSFISTGGNPDPNTHGRGFVARLSGSTAEFLSMWRTMMAGSSLFAIENGELTLALHPALPGWLFDEQGEVSFKLLGSTEVTYVNPHHADTFGDSKAVIQTLALTFRDGMERVITGGLLRGADAEALRRGEIAAIRAEME
- a CDS encoding HNH endonuclease, with amino-acid sequence MTEITTLPPSKKCAYCHQLKPLSEFRRRTGKRAKGMSRRGACRECRKLREAEASLPPVHSSAAPALPERQAGPASPLKRDKGPVSTSGAAAPEKAKPPMAQPRPASRPERARDARGSAGTAGLKGKARPRHAAETGRSLPQQRGPKPDPQDASALIPSAKGMILMRGHSDKGRRWHQEIDLELAVTLVKEHAAIVVNRRTIRRLYSNKDFRAYILTRDNYTCYFCGQYGDTIDHLLPRAKGGHTTPDNCVCACNLCNQTKADQSVEQFMSR
- a CDS encoding glycoside hydrolase family 30 protein, with amino-acid sequence MTTVQTVVTAKDTGDRLSPKDGIQFSAEGAAAKADIVLHPEQAFQTIIGFGGAFTEAAAYTLSRMSPAKRTEVIRRYFDPVDGLNYSMGRVHIHSCDFALGNYTYVEDGDTELKTFDISRDHKWVLPLIKDAMEVRGEPFTMLASPWSPPAWMKTNGEMNNGGSLKPEYAPVWARYYTKFIEAYRKEGVPVWAVSVQNEPAAVQTWDSCVYSAEEERDFVKTHLGPVMHEAGMGDVNIVIWDHNRDIMVERVTPILSDPEAAQYVWGTGIHWYGGEEFGNVKQVHELFPDKHVLFTEGCQEGGVRLGEWFTGERYGRNMIGDLNAWTEGYLDWNLVLDETGGPNHVGNLCDAPVIADTATDEVHYNSSYYYIGHFSKFIAPGAVRIGLDSAAADVLSAAFRNPDGSLAVVLMNEGGEARTLTLGLGAETAECTLPAHSIATHLITQG
- the sdaAA gene encoding L-serine ammonia-lyase, iron-sulfur-dependent, subunit alpha, producing the protein MNFQTLSQLAVLCGERELGIGALMLEEQSAESGRSQEQEFATMREYYGVMKEAVQRGMTEDTTSRSGLTGLDAQRVAAYNAADEPCLGGPAGQAMAYALAVSEVNASMGRIIATPTAGSCGIIPGVFLSCQERFGWDDDYMVSGLFAAGAIGYVIANNSFVSGAEGGCQAEVGSAIGMAAGALTEMRGGTPAQAVHAVGLALKNTLGLICDPVGGLVEIPCIVRNGFGAVTALAAADMALAGVRSVIPSDEVIKVMLEVGSAMPEKHRETAGGGLAQTPTGRRIMKDLRNPK
- a CDS encoding LacI family DNA-binding transcriptional regulator, whose translation is MTTIYDIAKRTGYSPTTVSKAFNNYSDVREKTREEILRTAREMGYLPNAHARTLTTKKSWTIGVLFVENTGAGIRHPFFSAVIESFKQVAVAKGYALMFISKDVGGKQSGYLENCRIRGVDGVVVFLSDYDDPYFRELLESDIPTVVLDFETELSHTVCSDNMTGALQAVEYLASLGHRRIAHISGGGNTYPGQQRELGYRTAMKQQGLEVPDEYVAEGAFYALENGYGAMKRLLALPQRPTAVFASGDLLALGAVMAAKDQGLAVPEDVSVMGYDDIELAGYVTPALTTVRQNTEMLGTRAAELLLASMNGPGTAQEALVLPVEIIVRDSCAPPRM
- a CDS encoding YwbE family protein, whose amino-acid sequence is MNGQVRADIRPGIQVDIVLKQDQATGKLTHGTVKDILTNSPRHPHGIKVRLADGQVGRVKNITGS